One window from the genome of Anolis sagrei isolate rAnoSag1 chromosome 4, rAnoSag1.mat, whole genome shotgun sequence encodes:
- the CEBPD gene encoding CCAAT/enhancer-binding protein delta: MSAVAAAAALDGLDSLSCFRHWPLEPGNFYEAKAGEGLPLGPSCKASGGGVSAVEEDDEEEQPTHHQQQHQRRDLAELSAAAPAMYEDESAIDFSSYIDSMAAAVPTLELCHDELFADLFNSNHHPHGKGVPGEYLPPPPPTLPPPPGPGAGLLLQASVPPGPLRGAVKQEPDWGELPSESLLPSQIAACAQTVVSLSGQPTPPTSPEPAPGSASPSSYSTRSSSSSSSSSSPGLGKERAGKKCVDRFSPEYRQRRERNNIAVRKSRDKAKRRNQEMQQKLLELTAENERLHKRVEQLSRDLSQVRHYFKQMPPGSFLHSHAATPSNNNSSAKDCR; encoded by the coding sequence ATGAGCGCCGTGGCTGCCGCCGCTGCCCTGGACGGCTTGGACTCCCTCTCGTGCTTCCGCCACTGGCCGCTGGAGCCGGGCAACTTCTACGAGGCCAAGGCGGGCGAGGGGCTTCCGCTGGGTCCTTCGTGCAAGGCCTCGGGCGGCGGCGTGAGCGCCGTGGAGGAGGACGACGAGGAGGAGCAGCCCACgcaccaccagcagcagcaccagcGGCGGGACTTGGCGGAGCTGAGCGCGGCGGCGCCGGCCATGTACGAGGACGAGAGCGCCATCGACTTCAGCTCCTACATCGACTCCATGGCGGCGGCCGTGCCCACGCTGGAGCTGTGCCACGACGAGCTCTTCGCCGACCTCTTCAACAGCAACCACCACCCGCACGGGAAGGGCGTCCCCGGGGAGTACCTTCCTCCTCCGCCCCcgacccttcctcctcctccgggtCCGGGCGCGGGGCTCCTCCTCCAGGCCAGCGTGCCCCCGGGGCCCCTCCGCGGCGCCGTCAAGCAGGAGCCCGACTGGGGCGAGCTGCCCTCCGAGTCGCTGCTTCCCTCGCAGATCGCCGCCTGCGCCCAGACCGTGGTCAGCCTCAGCGGGCAGCCCACGCCGCCCACTTCCCCGGAGCCCGCCCCGGGCAGCGCCTCGCCCTCCAGCTACAGCAcccgctcctcctcctcgtcctcctcgtcGTCGTCTCCGGGGCTCGGGAAGGAGCGGGCTGGGAAGAAGTGCGTGGACCGCTTCAGCCCCGAGTACCGCCAGCGCCGGGAGCGCAACAACATCGCCGTGCGGAAGAGCCGCGACAAGGCCAAGCGCCGCAACCAGGAGATGCAGCAGAAGCTCCTCGAGCTCACCGCCGAGAACGAGCGGCTCCACAAGCGCGTCGAGCAGCTCAGCCGCGACCTCAGCCAAGTCCGACATTACTTCAAGCAGATGCCCCCCGGGTCCTTCCTCCACAGCCACGCCGCCacccccagcaacaacaacagcagcgcCAAGGACTGCCGGTAA